One genomic segment of Mastomys coucha isolate ucsf_1 unplaced genomic scaffold, UCSF_Mcou_1 pScaffold22, whole genome shotgun sequence includes these proteins:
- the Pou4f2 gene encoding POU domain, class 4, transcription factor 2, whose product MMMMSLNSKQAFSMPHAGSLHVEPKYSALHSASPGSSAPAAPSASSPSSSSNAGGGGGGGGGGGGGGRSSSSSSSGSGGGGGGGGSEAMRRACLPTPPSNIFGGLDESLLARAEALAAVDIVSQSKSHHHHPPHHSPFKPDATYHTMNTIPCTSAASSSSVPISHPSALAGTHHHHHHHHHHHHQPHQALEGELLEHLSPGLALGAMAGPDGTVVSTPAHAPHMATMNPMHQAALSMAHAHGLPSHMGCMSDVDADPRDLEAFAERFKQRRIKLGVTQADVGSALANLKIPGVGSLSQSTICRFESLTLSHNNMIALKPILQAWLEEAEKSHREKLTKPELFNGAEKKRKRTSIAAPEKRSLEAYFAIQPRPSSEKIAAIAEKLDLKKNVVRVWFCNQRQKQKRMKYSAGI is encoded by the exons atgatgatgatgtcccTGAACAGCAAGCAGGCGTTCAGCATGCCTCACGCCGGCAGCCTGCACGTGGAGCCCAAGTACTCGGCGCTGCACAGTGCCTCCCCCGGCTCCTCTGCGCCCGCGGCGCCCTCGGCCAGTTCCCCTAGCAGCTCCAGCAAcgctggcggcggcggcggcggcggcggaggtgGAGGCGGCGGCGGCCGGAGCAGCAGTtccagcagcagcggcagcggcggcggcggcggcggcgggggctcGGAGGCGATGCGGAGAGCTTGTCTTCCAACACCACCG AGCAATATATTCGGCGGGCTGGATGAGAGTCTGCTGGCCCGTGCCGAGGCTCTGGCCGCCGTGGACATCGTCTCCCAGAGTAagagccaccaccaccatccgcCCCACCACAGCCCCTTCAAGCCGGACGCCACTTACCACACCATGAACACCATCCCGTGCACGTCGGCCGCCTCCTCTTCATCTGTGCCCATCTCGCACCCTTCCGCTCTGGCTggcacccaccaccaccaccaccatcaccatcaccaccaccaccagccgCACCAGGCTCTGGAGGGCGAGCTGCTGGAGCACCTGAGCCCAGGTCTGGCGCTGGGAGCCATGGCGGGCCCCGACGGCACGGTGGTGTCCACTCCGGCTCACGCACCGCACATGGCCACCATGAACCCCATGCACCAAGCAGCCCTGAGCATGGCCCACGCGCACGGGCTACCCTCGCACATGGGCTGCATGAGCGACGTGGATGCAGACCCGCGGGACCTGGAGGCGTTCGCCGAGCGCTTCAAGCAGCGACGCATCAAGCTGGGAGTGACCCAGGCAGACGTGGGCTCGGCGCTGGCCAACCTCAAGATCCCCGGCGTGGGCTCGCTCAGCCAGAGCACCATCTGCAGGTTTGAGTCTCTCACGCTGTCGCACAACAACATGATCGCGCTCAAGCCCATCCTGCAGGCGTggctggaggaagcagagaaatccCACCGCGAGAAGCTCACCAAACCCGAGCTCTTCAATGGCGCGGAAAAGAAGCGTAAGCGCACGTCCATCGCGGCGCCCGAGAAGCGCTCCCTGGAAGCCTACTTCGCCATCCAGCCAAGGCCCTCCTCGGAGAAGATCGCCGCCATCGCGGAGAAGCTGGATCTCAAGAAAAACGTGGTGCGCGTCTGGTTCTGCaaccagaggcagaaacagaagagaatgAAATACTCTGCCGGCATTTAG